A region of the Campylobacter subantarcticus LMG 24377 genome:
CATTTTTACATTGAGCTAGCTCTAAAAATCCCGCACAGGTATCTTTTACATAGTTAAAATCTCTAGTAGGCGTTACATCTCCAAGCTTGATCTGTTTAGCCCCATTTGCAATTTGCGTGATGATAGTAGGTATAACCGCTCTTGCACTTTGTCTTGGACCATAAGTGTTAAAAGGTCTTGCTATGGTTAGTGGAAGATTAAAAGCATTATAAAAACTCATCGCCATTGCATCAGCACCTATTTTACTAGCTGAATAAGGACTTTGTGCTTGCAAAGGATGCTTTTCATCAATAGGCACATACAAAGCCGTGCCATAAACCTCACTCGTGCTTGTATGGATGATGCGTTTTGCATTATTTTCAAGCGCACCTTGACATATGTTTAAAGTCCCATTGACATTAACTTCCACATAAGATGAAGGAGCGATGTAAGAAAATGGTATAGCAATCAAAGCAGCCAAATGAAAAATGATTTCTACATCTTTAGTGATATTTTTACAAAAAAATGGATCTTGAATATCCCCACAAACTACTTCAATATCTTTCAAACACTCTATATCCTCAAGCCATCCCCAATGATTAAAAGAATTATACTGGCTTAAAGCTCTAATCTCATATCCATAAAATAACGACTCTTGCATTTTACTTTGCTCATAAAGCATTTCAACCAAATGCGAACCTATAAAACCATCTGCACCGGTAACTAATATCTTTTTCATATAACTTCTCATAAATTTTTATATAATAATACCATTTATATAAAAAATAAAGCAATTTTATGGCAAAATTATGAGCATAAAAAGCAAAGTTTAAAACATATTAAAAAATTAGCTAATATTTTTTCATACAAACATTTTAATGAAAAAATATTAGAAGTTTTAGAAAAAGAAATTTTAGGGCTGAAGAATAGAGTAATTTATCTATCTTGAATACTTCTTAGAAAAATATTTTTTTATAGCACTCGGTGTCTTTAAAACATCGTAAATAAATT
Encoded here:
- a CDS encoding NAD-dependent 4,6-dehydratase LegB → MKKILVTGADGFIGSHLVEMLYEQSKMQESLFYGYEIRALSQYNSFNHWGWLEDIECLKDIEVVCGDIQDPFFCKNITKDVEIIFHLAALIAIPFSYIAPSSYVEVNVNGTLNICQGALENNAKRIIHTSTSEVYGTALYVPIDEKHPLQAQSPYSASKIGADAMAMSFYNAFNLPLTIARPFNTYGPRQSARAVIPTIITQIANGAKQIKLGDVTPTRDFNYVKDTCAGFLELAQCKNAIGEVVNIGSNYEISIKDTLELIKKLMNSNVEFIIENERIRPENSEVFRLRCDNSKIKNLTNFIPQYDIEKGLSQTIEWFSNSLNLKKYKSDIYNV